The genomic DNA ACTCATTAACTAGTGTTCACTAGCTAAAGTTTCATTACTTTCAAAggcacaatttttttaaaagacacTACTTTGCGGGTTGAGGTATATAATTTTACCGCGTACTGGGTAACACGCAAAGTTGATAACGACCCACTTCAGCGTATCTCCGCATAGTGGATTTTGGGTTTTACAGTTTGTAACCGAAACTAAAAGCTTTATTGCAGTTTGTATACCATTAACATAAATTGTGCTTTTGCTATACTGGGACAATCACGGaagaaataatataagaaaaaaaaaacaaaaaggatacATACGAAAGTCTCAATTTAGAAACAAACATGTACGGgtgaattattatttaataataccgtgataaacaaagacaaaacattCAACTTCACAATCCACCAAGATAGACTCAcaagaaatgaaacaataatAAGACAGTAAACACTTTTTGTCTAGTTTCCATTCTCCTTAGCTTTCGATACTCCCACACCTAGCTTCTCAACAAACTCCTTAAACTTCTTCTCCGACGAACCTCCAGGAGCCACCGCAGCTTCTGCCTCGGCTTTCCATTTCAAAGCATTCTTCCTCAACTCTTCTGCCTTCTCCCCAACCGTTGCTTCCAAAAGCTTCTCCGCCACATCTTCCCTCGAGCCTCACTCCGACCTTAAACTCGTCAATCAGATAAACCGCATTAGTCACCTGATCTCCCCACAGCGGACAACAAACCACCGGGACTCCCAAAGACAAAGACTCCATCgtcgagttccatccacaatgaGTCACGAAACATGCCACAGAAGGATGAGCCAATACTTGCTCCTGTGGACACCAATCCACAATCATCCCATTACCTTTAACACTACTCTCTTTAATTTCTTGCGGCAAGACATGAGCCTCGACCTTGAGATCATGCGGTGGAGGTCTAATCACCCATAAGAACGATAAACCTGATTTCAAAACCCCATGAGTGATCTCCTCGATCTGTTCTTGCCTCAAATACGCAATAGTCCCGAAAGAAACATAGACGACGGACGATTTAGGCCACGAGTCTAACCACTCGAGGCATTGATCCGCCGGTTCACAAATGTCACCGCTTACATCAGAAGTAACGGTTTTAGCGACTTTAAAAAGTGGTCCAATGGCTTTTAGGGGACAAAGAGTTGACATGTAATCAATAACTTCCTGCTCCAAGGAGTCGAAAGACTCGATTAGGACACAGAAGGACTTGCTAAGATTCTTGAACTGTCCAAGAATCGCTTGTCGAAAACCTGCGAAGtgagaagaaggaaagagaaaGCTAGGGATCTCGTCGTGCTTCAAGACAGGAACACAAGGAAGCTTAACATCGAGCTCAGGTTCTGTTTCTGTAGGGAAAGAAACTGAGCCATCTTGGTAATGGTAATAAGCAGAGAAACAAGCACAAGACTGAACCCAAAGAACCGCACATGGAATATTAAACTCTTCCGCTACGTGGCAAACCCATGGGATGAACGGGTTATTGATCAGACACGAGACAGGCTCGTTCGCTTCCTTGTATCTCCTCACGAGTTTGGACACTTCTCGTACCCCAATGCTCTCGAGGTGTCGAATGTACACAAGGAAATCACCTCTCCGGTCATCGTCCTCTGCCCATTCCTCGTCAAAAAACTCAAACcggattgaactggaaccaatCGGTTTAAGCTCACCGTCGACGATCTTGTTGGCGTGTCTCATTTTCTTGCCGCAAAGCTCAGTAGTGACGAAAGTAACGAGTAAACCCTTGGAAGCAATTAGCTTTCCGAGACGAAGTAGAGGGCTGACGTGGCCTTGTCCTTGAAACGACACGAGCATTACATGAGTTGGATTCGGAGATGGACGAGGTTCCAACACCATTCCCGATTTGGTTCCTATTAACACTTTAGGATTGTAAAAGTGATTTCTCATTAACCGTAGAAAGATACatttacaagagtatatatacaagtattaGTACTAAGTAAAAGGAAGCTTAGTACTCTCTTTATtctatataatacatatatgttaATATACCCCCCTCAAGCCGAAGCTTCCCGTGGAAGGAAGAGGCTTGAAACCGACAGTCTGTTGAGAATTGAATAGAATGGAGCAGGCTGTAACGGTTTTGTTAGGATATCAGCTAGTTGGTTTTCAGTAGAGACATGTAAGACCTTCAGAAAACCACTCTTAACCTGATCACGTGTAATGTGACAATCAATCTCTACATGTTTAGTCCTCTCGTGAAAAACTGGGTTGTTAGCAATGTGCATGGCCGATTTGTTGTCACATAACAGTTTCGCAGGACAGACAACCTTTATGTGTAAGTCCTTCAACATCTGATCAAGCCAAAGAAGCTCCTTCGTGGTGACTGCCATGCTTCTGTACTCTGCTTCTGTGCTACTACCACTGCAAACATCttgtttcttcgacttccaaGAAATAAGCGAAGTGCCCAGAAACACACACATACCAGAGATAGAACGCCTACTCTCCAAACAGGTtccccaatcagcatcagaaAAACCATTAAGACATATATCTGTATGAGCAGAGAAGAATAAACCTTGTCCAGGATTATTCTTGAGATTCTTCAGAATACGTAGAGCTGCCTTATAGTGTTCATCAGTTGGACAAGACAAATATTGGCTCAAGCGGTTCACAGCAAATGTGATATCGGGGCGTGTTATGCACAAATATAACAGACGACCAACAAGTTCCCGATAAGGCCTTCCATCAGAAAGAAGCGTACCTGAACCTTTTGTCAAAACTTTCTTGTAATCCATTGGGGTTGACTTTGGCTTGCATCCAAGGAGACCATAATCAGCCAACAAGTCCAAACAATACTTCCTCTGACAAACAGAGATCCCTTTGGAGTTACGAGCAATCTCCAAGCCTAAAAAGAATCGAGCTGGACCTAGATCCTTAGTCTTGAACTGTCGAGCAAGAGCCGCCTTTATGCTCATAACTGCCGCATCATTATTGCTGACTATCAATATATCATCGACATAAACTAACACTGCAGTGTAGAAAGTGTTAGTTTCTTTCACGAACAAAGTATTATCAGCAGGGGATTGTTCAAAACCCTCATCAAGAAGCGCCTTAGACAAACATTTATACCATTGGCGAGAGGCTTGCTTCAAACCATAAAGTGACTTGTGAAGTCTACAAACCGGATTTGGTGGCAGAACACCAGAGGTTGGCGTATATCCTTCAGGTAAACTCATGTAGATCTCCTCCTCTAAGTCACTATGCAGAAAAGCATTAGTGACATCCATCTGAGTTAAGCTCCAACCCTTCTTGGCAGCTAACCCTAAGACAAGCTTAACACTAGCAAGTTTAGCAACAGGCGAAAATGTATCAATATAGTCCACACCCTCTTGCTGTGTATATCCTTTGGCTACAAGACAGGCCTTGTACCGTTCAATAGAGCCATCCAAGTTATACTTAATAGTATAGACCCATTTGCAACCAACAACGTTCTTACCCGGTGGCAATGAAACAACAGAAAGAGTCCCGGTATGGTCCATAGCATCCATTTCCACATCCATAGCTTTGGTCCATTTCAGAGATAGTATAGCTTGTTTAAAAGATTTGGGTTCTGTTTCAAGAGTTATGGAAAGGACATAGGACTGGTAGGAAGGGTTTATGGCGGAATAAGATAAAACAGAACAGAGTGGGTAAGGAGTAGTAGAGAGTTTCAaaggagaagaagtagaaattTAGTTAAGAGAATGATGGTAGTCAGATAAGTAACCTGGAGCCTTAGTAGTCCGTCGTGGCCTGGCACTTGGTAATGAGACAACACCAGTTTCAGCAGTAACAGTCTCTGTCACCGGTACAGTGACACTAGAGTGGTTATCGGGTGGTGAAGCATGCGATGAAGCGGATGTGGATGCATGAGATGGTGCAGATAATGCAGGAACAGAAACATCAATCGGAACATATAATGGCAAGATAGCATCACCAAACAAATCTACATCATGATTAACATGCTTGACATTTTGAAAAGGAAAGATAGTTTCATGAAAAACAACATTGCGAGACACAGAAACAATATTAGTGTCAAGATGCAGGACTTTATACCCTTTATAACCAAAAGAATACCCTAGAAAAACACACTCAGTTGCACGAGGACTAAATTTATGTCTATCTTTTTGTAaagttgaaacaaaacaaagacaaccaaAGTTTTTAAGAAAAGAGTAATCCGGTTTCTTCTTAGTAAGTAGTTCATAAGGagtaatatttttcaaaacagtaGATGGAGTTCTATTAATCAAGAAAACTGCAGTCAGTAAACAGTTACTCCAATATGCTaaaggaagatttgattgaaaCAAGAGAGACCTAGCCACATTGAGTAAATGCTGATGTTTACGTTCAACAACAGAATTCTGTTGTGGTGTATAGGCACATGAATATTGATGAATGATGCCATGTTTATTAACCAAATCAGTAAAGACAAGTTCTGGAGCATTATCAGTTCGCATTTTCTTAACGGCAGTCTTATATTGAGTCTCAACAAGTTTAAGAAACTGAGGCAATTTGATAGAAACTTCACTTTTATTATGCAATAGGTAAACCCATGTTACACGACTgtaatcatcaacaatggtgAGAAAGTATTTAAAACCATCTATAGACTCAACAGCAAAGGGACCCCAAATATCTAAGTGAATGAGATCAAATGGAGCAGAAGACCTATGACCACTAGATTCAAAAGGAAGACGTTTTTGTTTAGCTAAATGACATATAGAACAAGGAGACTCAGAGGACAAAGTAGACAACGATGATATACTCGGAACATGCTTTAACTTGTCAGAAGATGGATGTCCTAGGCGTTGGTGCCACAGAGCTCCATCAACCTTCAAGGATCCAGAAAAATGCGATGCAGACAATTGGTGATCTCTCCCGTATATGTAAAGATTGTGAAACAGATATCCTCTACCAATCATCAAGCCCTGAATAGACTCCTGGATATAACAAAACAATGGATAAAAGTGAGCAGAGTACTGGTTATGTCGTAATAAAGCACTAATAGAAATCAAGTTAAATTTGAAAGATGGAACATGAAGAACTTCATGCAATGTTAAAGATGATGATAAGTGCACAGTGCCACAATGGGTGATATCCACTCTAGCATCATTAGGCAACATTACGGTAACTCCAGAGACTGATGTAGTCTCATTAAAAAGTGTCAGATCAGAACAGACATGGCTTGTAGCTCCTGTATCAATTATCCAGCTACCAAGAGGTAaatttgaagaaagagaagagagacattGATGTTGGAAAGTAAGCTGATGATTCTCATAACGAAGAGATGTAGAAGGAAAAATAGTTGGATATTTAGTCATACCAGAAGATGATTGAGGATCCATTACACCATGGTCTGTAATGCAACAAAGCTTTGGGGAAGGAGCAGGTTGTTCTGAAGACGTGACATGAGCCTGATATTGTTGAATCAAAGACTGGATTTGATCATTGTTGAGCTTAGTGAAGTCCAGGTTGACAGCATTAGCTGCACGAGAAGCTCCTTGATAAGTTGTAACAGCATTAGCCATCGGTTGAGCTTGAGATTTTGTCTGAACAGACTGTGATGAAGGAAACGGCTGTACTGGTTGAGAATAAGAACCAGCAGATCCTCTAGGCTGAGAGAACAATTGAAATGGTCTCGGAGGTTGAGAACCAGATGAGAGACTCTTATATCCTGGGATATAACCTGGAGGATAGCCGTGAAGCTTGAAACATTTTTGAACAACATGGCCAAGCTGACCACAATGAGTACACAATGGACGATTGGAAGGACGAGGTCGAAAGTGATTCTGCATCGCAGCAAAAGCTGCATTATCATAAGAACCATCAAACGAGTAAGACTGATTCGGAAGAGGATAGACAACTGATGAATCAGCCTTGGAGTCCGAAGTATGGAAGATAGCATTATCAGCTTTCGGTGTGACATTCTTCTGTCGCTCATCCTGTGTGACCATATTATAAACTTCATCAATAGAGGGAGTCGGTTTAAGCAGCAAGATGTGGCGCCTGGTTGATTCATATGAAGCGTTAAGCCCCATAAGAAACTTAGTGACCTGACTCCGCTGCTGCATCGTTTCCCATATACCAGCTGCATTACACTCACACCTCCCACAAGTGCACAAAGGCAATTCCACATAATTCTTGTACTCTTCCCAAAGAGTAACCAAGGCAGTGTAATAAGAAGTGACATCCATGGAACCTTGCTGAAGCAGACTCAACTGTTGCTCAATCTCATATACACGAGGAGCATTATCTTGTTTAAATCTTGTTATGATACTTTTCCAAATTCCTTCAGCAGTAGGAATATACAACAAACTAGCACCTATCTTCTTGCTAACAGAATTAATAAGCCAAGTCGTAACCATATTATTGCAACGACTCCAAGATCCATAATCGCGATGATTCTCAGGAGGTTTAGGAACCGTACCATCAATGAAGCCAAGTTTATTACGGACATTGAGTCCCATGTGCACAGAACGACGCCATGAGTGGAAGTCGGCTCCGGTGGTTAAGCGATTGGAAGCTAAAGCCATACCCGCATGATCGGAGCTATGCAAGAAATAAGGATTGTTGTATAGATCTGTAGATGGATCATTAGAATTAGCACGATTCGGCGATGATGGAGCCATGAATCGAGCTTGGGAAACTCAGAAACCAAGAGATAAGATCAAtaacagaaagaaagatgaaagcgcggaagaacaaagttgaagatagaaaaagagaagattcGCGAAGAAAGTGAGAATGATTTGTCGATTTGAAGCACTCATCGATCAATTCAGAGATAGAATCGAAGATATCGAAGCTCaaaaagaagagattaagaGGATATCGCCATTGGAGAAGATGGATTAAGCTCGCGAAGCTTCAAGAATGAGAAAAAGTTTGTTATGCTCTGATACGATATTAACTAGGCCTGCGaattcggtttattcggttaaTTCGGGTCGGTTTATTCGGTTATCGGGTTATTCGGAATCTGAAAACTCTACCGAATCTAACCGACTAATcgatcggttcggttcggttcggacacggttatttcggttcggaggttcggttatttcggttttaagtgaaacttgtcaataaaccaacaatgtcgaacaaacacaacacaacaacaactaaaTAGAATATGATCATGAATCACTGTGTCACATCCTAGAGCTTGACCACAGTACCGACAGTTGGCGAGGGCCTGATCATGTGCTTGCTGAATAAAATGCTCCCAAACCGGAGATCTATGAGCTGGCTTTTTCCTCGGTTGAGACGGTATAGTAGAAGTTGTAGCCTGAGTTCGTCGTCTCTTCCCACCAACTGGAGAAGCTGTCGGACcatcatcaatctcttcttgtAGAACCGGGTCAATGTTCTCTTCCCCAGAGTCATGAGACATCTGTTAAAAACAACAAGTGAAAAAGATCAGTCCAAGTCTAAAGACTAACACTAACAgtacaaacaaaagcaaagatcAGTCCAAGTCTAAAGACTAACACTAACAGTACAAACAAAAGCATAGATCAGTACAAGTCTAAAGACTAACACTAACAGTACAAACAAAAGCATAGATCAGTACAAGTCTAAAGACTAACACTATCGGACATCAAAAGCAAACaatgaaaccaaacccaacacaTACTTAGTTCTAACTACAACAGACATCAAAAGCAAAGAATGAaaccaagaacaagacataCTTAgttctaacaagtaacaacacatACTTAgttctaacaagtaacaacacatACTTAGTTCTAACTACAACTATCGGACATCAAAagcaaagaatgaaacaaagaacaagacaTACTTAGTTCTAATAAGTAACAACACATACTTAGTTCTAATTATAACTATCAGACATCAAAGGCAAACAATGAAACCAAAGGATACTTAGTTCTAATCGGACAACATAAGCAAAGaatgaaaccaaacccaacgaatgaaaccaaacccaacataagcaaagaatgaaaccaaacccaactATCGGACATCAAAagcaaagaatgaaacaaagaacaacaaatcCTAGAGCTATACAACGAATCAAAGACggacaacaataaaacaaaaggaTTAAGACAAAAGGATTACACGATGCTTTACAACAAAAGGATTAAGACAAAAGAACTTACACTGAAGATTAAACACAAGGTTGATCAGGACAACACAGGATCAGATCAGAAACTCGAGAATCTCTTTCTCTGTCGCCGCTAAGAGGAAGAGTTTAGATAGATTAGGTTTAGGGTTAGAACTAATGATATAAACCGGTGTATTAGCTTATATACCTAGGGTTAAATTTCGGGTTTCCGTCGGTTTTGTCtctccgaaccgaaccgaagaCAAAAccgaaattttttgaaaaccatTCCGATCggaatcaaaaaacaaatataaccgaaccgaattgtccgaatctcggttcggttcggttcggacaattcggttcggttcggttcggattcCCAGGCCTAATATTAACACTTTAGGATTGTAAAAGTGATTTCTCATTAACCGTAGAAAGATACatttacaagagtatatatacaagtattaGTACTAAGTAAAAAGAAGCTTAGTACTTTCTTTATtctatataatacatatatgttaATAGTTCCCATATTTTTGGTGGATATATAAAAGAATGTCCGAATAGTATGCTTTTGGTAGATTTTCATATACGAACGTTTCTTTACTTTATATAAAGCGTCAAAAGCATTTATATTCAAAACCTATTAATTTATTCTCTCTACCACACATCTTACCAGTTACTACCACATGTCTCTCAACCAGTATATTGCACCTAAACTTTTGATTTAccattatttgtttaatatttgttatataaaaatatttaatagcatgctacataataaaatttaatagggtataaaaataatatggtataaaattaaaaaccaacttttgaatttataaaaggaaaatgtatatttgttgtattattttgtagtaaaattttattatataattttttttggtcaacattgGTCAACATCGGTCAACATCGGTCAACACCGGTCAATACCAGTCAACACCGGATTCCGGCAAGCAAATCATCGGAATTAGAtggttatggtgttgtacacataactcaTGTTAGTTTATGTATGTACTTATGTAATGACAATAGTTCGTGTAggtaacaaaacatttatattgtttgtatgtgtggtcaTGTGTTGGCATATACTTGACGTAGCTGACAACCATTTTCCCTTTTCTATAATAAATGGGTGTAACTGCTTTTCACTTACACATAAATTATTAAAGGATCATATACTTTTATTACACAGTGGACTAAGAACCCTATTTCTTTTGTTCTGATACCAGTGATAAACCGGTACGGTAGGTAAAATGTAGTATGTATGCATAATATAAGCAATTGTGGACACTAAAGGTTTAGTACCGTCGGTAGCAAAACCAAACTTCGATTTCTAGTCTTCGTTCCATGGTATGTGTAGTTAGAAGAGGTCATgaacaaattatataacaaaaacttaCCTACTAACTTTATAACTCCAAATTGAAACCGGTGGacaatttaattaagaaaaatctatttctcataattataatttctatattttaaaatatgttacgGTCATTTAACGAGTATATACAGTATACACATTAGTGTGATGTAAATTATGCATCATGCATCTGTAATGACCCTATACTAAACTTTTAACTTTTAGGAAccttttataaatttatttgagaTTTTTCCAAAATTGTGGTATTTACGGAATACAActtgtttatactttatagcatttaatggttttttttactGTCTTTGTTAATTTCCTCTTGTTTCGAATTACTGAGTTCACATGGCCTGGGCATAT from Camelina sativa cultivar DH55 chromosome 2, Cs, whole genome shotgun sequence includes the following:
- the LOC104748912 gene encoding LOW QUALITY PROTEIN: UDP-glycosyltransferase 84A1-like (The sequence of the model RefSeq protein was modified relative to this genomic sequence to represent the inferred CDS: inserted 2 bases in 1 codon) — encoded protein: MVLEPRPSPNPTHVMLVSFQGQGHVSPLLRLGKLIASKGLLVTFVTTELCGKKMRHANKIVDGELKPIGSSSIRFEFFDEEWAEDDDRRGDFLVYIRHLESIGVREVSKLVRRYKEANEPVSCLINNPFIPWVCHVAEEFNIPCAVLWVQSCACFSAYYHYQDGSVSFPTETEPELDVKLPCVPVLKHDEIPSFLFPSSHFAGFRQAILGQFKNLSKSFCVLIESFDSLEQEVIDYMSTLCPLKAIGPLFKVAKTVTSDVSGDICEPADQCLEWLDSWPKSSVVYVSFGTIAYLRQEQIEEITHGVLKSGLSFLWVIRPPPHDLKVEAHVLPQEIKESSVKGNGMIVDWCPQEQVLAHPSVACFVTHCGWNSTMESLSLGVPVVCCPLWGDQVTNAVYLIDEFKVGVRLXREDVAEKLLEATVGEKAEELRKNALKWKAEAEAAVAPGGSSEKKFKEFVEKLGVGVSKAKENGN
- the LOC109126393 gene encoding uncharacterized protein LOC109126393; the encoded protein is MAPSSPNRANSNDPSTDLYNNPYFLHSSDHAGMALASNRLTTGADFHSWRRSVHMGLNVRNKLGFIDGTVPKPPENHRDYGSWSRCNNMVTTWLINSVSKKIGASLLYIPTAEGIWKSIITRFKQDNAPRVYEIEQQLSLLQQGSMDVTSYYTALVTLWEEYKNYVELPLCTCGRCECNAAGIWETMQQRSQVTKFLMGLNASYESTRRHILLLKPTPSIDEVYNMVTQDERQKNVTPKADNAIFHTSDSKADSSVVYPLPNQSYSFDGSYDNAAFAAMQNHFRPRPSNRPLCTHCGQLGHVVQKCFKLHGYPPGYIPGYKSLSSGSQPPRPFQLFSQPRGSAGSYSQPVQPFPSSQSVQTKSQAQPMANAVTTYQGASRAANAVNLDFTKLNNDQIQSLIQQYQAHVTSSEQPAPSPKLCCITDHGVMDPQSSSGMTKYPTIFPSTSLRYENHQLTFQHQCLSSLSSNLPLGSWIIDTGATSHVCSDLTLFNETTSVSGVTVMLPNDARVDITHCGTVHLSSSLTLHEVLHVPSFKFNLISISALLRHNQYSAHFYPLFCYIQESIQGLMIGRGYLFHNLYIYGRDHQLSASHFSGSLKVDGALWHQRLGHPSSDKLKHVPSISSLSTLSSESPCSICHLAKQKRLPFESSGHRSSAPFDLIHLDIWGPFAVESIDGFKYFLTIVDDYSRVTWVYLLHNKSEVSIKLPQFLKLVETQYKTAVKKMRTDNAPELVFTDLVNKHGIIHQYSCAYTPQQNSVVERKHQHLLNVARSLLFQSNLPLAYWSNCLLTAVFLINRTPSTVLKNITPYELLTKKKPDYSFLKNFGCLCFVSTLQKDRHKFSPRATECVFLGYSFGYKGYKVLHLDTNIVSVSRNVVFHETIFPFQNVKHVNHDVDLFGDAILPLYVPIDVSVPALSAPSHASTSASSHASPPDNHSSVTVPVTETVTAETGVVSLPSARPRRTTKAPGYLSDYHHSLN